Proteins encoded by one window of Opitutia bacterium:
- a CDS encoding MarR family transcriptional regulator, which yields MPHLMLKDLPRYECLLEAAREFPELVPSAAEAYLHLLRTADDVFALSESRLAAHGISQGRFGVLMLLWRSSEPRTGDVPITQPPCGPRTPAELADAAGVTRATMTGLIDTLERDGYVVREPDPSDRRMLFVRLTRKAENFLTKFLPIHFRGASEVMGALTESERKTLVRLLGKIQQQVSPRSDVPAQKTA from the coding sequence ATGCCTCATCTGATGCTCAAGGACCTGCCGCGCTACGAATGCCTCCTCGAGGCGGCGCGTGAATTTCCTGAGCTCGTGCCGAGCGCCGCGGAGGCTTACCTGCACCTCCTCCGCACCGCGGACGATGTCTTTGCGCTTTCCGAGAGCCGGCTCGCCGCGCACGGCATTTCCCAAGGCCGGTTCGGCGTGTTGATGCTCCTGTGGCGCAGCTCCGAGCCGCGCACCGGCGATGTGCCGATCACCCAGCCGCCCTGTGGTCCGCGCACGCCGGCGGAGCTGGCCGACGCCGCCGGCGTCACCCGCGCCACGATGACCGGCCTGATCGACACGCTCGAACGCGACGGCTACGTCGTGCGCGAGCCCGATCCAAGTGATCGCCGCATGCTGTTCGTTCGGCTGACGCGGAAGGCCGAGAATTTCCTGACCAAGTTTCTCCCCATCCATTTTCGCGGGGCCAGCGAGGTGATGGGCGCCCTCACCGAGTCCGAACGCAAGACCCTCGTTCGTCTATTGGGGAAGATCCAGCAACAGGTCTCGCCCCGGTCGGATGTCCCGGCCCAGAAAACCGCCTGA
- a CDS encoding efflux RND transporter permease subunit, whose amino-acid sequence MLSKSFTDLFVRKPVIALVVNIVILVLGVVAYFQLNTRQYPRSDSAVVNVTTVYFGASADTVRGYITTQLERVIAQVDGINYMESQSAAGLSTIKVYLRLNYDTNAALAQISAKIDQVRNELPPESESPTISVETADNQFASMYLSFYSDTLDQNQITDYLSRMVQPRLSAVKGVQKADILGGRVFAMRIWLKPDELAARNLSPAQVRTALAANNALAAVGSTKGSMLSVSLVANTDLKNVEEFKKLVVAEQNGSIVRLADVADVVLGAESYDSEVRFGGQTATFMGVWILPTESTVEVIKRVREAMPEIERALPAGLKASIAYDSTKYIDDALSEILKTLSETLAIVAIVIFLFMGSFRSVLIPLVAMPLSLIGALFLMMALGFTINLLTLLAIVLAVGIVVDDAIVVVENIERHIRDGKTPIDAAILGARELVGPVISMTITLAAVYAPIGFQGGLTGALFREFAFTLAGAVMVSGFVALTLSPMLSAYLLQGHDAEEKGLTGTINHLFDRLRNRYDKLVGASLGWVPVTLTVAVLLTALLPVFFMFAQRELAPKEDQGVVFSILLPSPTATLDHNSIFAKEVQKMFESVPEYSQSFQITGANFGFAGIILKPWSERQRSSLAIEQALQAPAAAIPGMNVVITTPEPLPSGGSLPIEFVIRSTADHKEMLEYANQLLLYANTEANDPNAAPTFYFADSDLKFDLPQVEVVIDKDKVASMGLTLSDVARDLGSMLGGGYVNRFVNDGRSYRVIPQVERGERLNAEQLLDYHVRGPGGQLIPLSTIATLEHTVQPRALNRFQQLNSVKISGVGPSPDAALKKLEAKAAEILPPGYSIDYAGQSRQLRTEGEALWKAAVLALVLIFLVLAAQFNSFRDPFIILLGSVPLAFFGAMLPIFLWKTSLNIYSQIGLITLVGLIAKNGILIVEFANTLQEEGIAKAEAIRRAAATRLRPVLMTSAATVFGHLMLIFVKGPGAASRNSIGWVLVVGMAVGTVFTLFVVPAFYMLIAKDQAKARARDAAPVVTPEAGVAVPAK is encoded by the coding sequence ATGCTCTCGAAAAGTTTCACCGACCTGTTCGTCCGCAAGCCCGTCATCGCGCTCGTGGTCAACATCGTCATCCTCGTCCTCGGCGTGGTGGCCTACTTCCAGCTGAACACCCGCCAATACCCGCGCAGCGACAGCGCGGTCGTCAATGTCACCACGGTCTACTTCGGTGCCAGCGCCGACACCGTGCGTGGCTACATCACCACGCAGCTCGAGCGCGTCATCGCGCAGGTCGACGGCATCAATTACATGGAGTCGCAGTCCGCCGCCGGCCTCAGCACCATCAAGGTCTACCTGCGCCTCAACTACGACACCAACGCCGCACTCGCGCAGATCAGCGCCAAGATCGACCAGGTGCGCAACGAACTCCCGCCCGAGTCCGAATCGCCCACGATCAGCGTCGAGACCGCCGACAACCAGTTCGCGTCGATGTATCTGAGCTTCTACTCCGACACCCTCGATCAGAACCAGATCACCGACTACCTCAGCCGCATGGTGCAGCCGCGCCTCTCCGCGGTGAAGGGCGTGCAAAAAGCCGACATCCTCGGCGGCCGCGTCTTCGCCATGCGCATCTGGCTCAAGCCCGACGAGCTCGCCGCGCGCAACCTCAGCCCCGCGCAGGTCCGCACCGCGCTCGCGGCGAACAACGCGCTCGCGGCCGTCGGCTCCACCAAGGGCTCGATGCTCTCCGTCTCCCTCGTCGCGAACACCGATCTGAAGAACGTCGAGGAATTCAAGAAACTCGTCGTCGCCGAACAGAACGGCTCCATCGTCCGCCTCGCCGACGTCGCCGACGTCGTTCTCGGCGCCGAGAGCTACGACTCCGAAGTCCGCTTCGGCGGCCAGACCGCCACCTTCATGGGCGTCTGGATTCTCCCCACCGAGAGCACGGTTGAAGTCATCAAGCGCGTCCGCGAGGCCATGCCCGAAATCGAGCGCGCCCTGCCCGCCGGCCTCAAGGCTTCGATCGCTTACGACTCCACGAAATACATCGACGACGCGCTGAGCGAGATCCTCAAGACGCTCTCCGAGACGCTCGCGATCGTTGCCATCGTGATCTTCCTCTTCATGGGCTCGTTCCGCTCGGTGCTCATCCCGCTCGTCGCGATGCCGCTCTCGCTGATCGGAGCGCTGTTCCTGATGATGGCGCTGGGCTTCACGATCAACCTGCTCACGCTCCTCGCGATCGTGCTCGCGGTCGGTATCGTCGTCGACGACGCCATCGTCGTCGTCGAGAACATCGAGCGCCACATCCGCGACGGCAAAACGCCCATCGACGCCGCCATCCTCGGCGCACGCGAACTCGTCGGCCCCGTCATCTCGATGACGATTACGCTGGCCGCCGTTTACGCCCCGATCGGTTTCCAAGGCGGCCTGACTGGCGCGCTCTTCCGCGAATTCGCCTTCACGCTCGCCGGCGCGGTCATGGTGTCGGGTTTCGTCGCCCTCACGCTGTCGCCGATGCTCAGCGCCTACCTCCTCCAAGGCCATGACGCCGAGGAGAAAGGCCTCACCGGCACGATCAACCATCTCTTCGACCGCCTGCGCAACCGCTACGACAAGCTCGTCGGAGCCAGCCTCGGCTGGGTTCCCGTCACGCTCACTGTCGCGGTGCTGCTGACCGCGCTGCTCCCGGTATTCTTCATGTTCGCGCAGCGCGAGCTCGCTCCGAAGGAGGACCAAGGCGTCGTGTTCAGCATCCTGCTCCCGTCGCCCACGGCCACGCTCGACCACAACTCCATCTTCGCGAAAGAGGTCCAGAAGATGTTCGAGAGCGTGCCCGAGTATTCGCAGTCCTTCCAGATCACCGGCGCGAACTTCGGCTTCGCTGGCATCATCCTGAAGCCGTGGTCTGAGCGCCAGCGCAGCTCGCTGGCGATCGAGCAGGCGTTGCAGGCTCCCGCGGCCGCCATTCCCGGCATGAACGTCGTCATCACGACGCCCGAACCGTTGCCCTCCGGCGGCTCGCTGCCCATCGAGTTCGTCATCCGCTCCACTGCGGACCACAAGGAGATGCTCGAATACGCCAACCAACTCCTCCTTTACGCGAACACCGAGGCCAACGATCCCAATGCCGCGCCGACGTTCTACTTCGCCGATTCCGACCTGAAGTTCGACCTGCCGCAGGTCGAGGTCGTGATCGACAAGGACAAGGTCGCCTCCATGGGCCTGACGCTGTCCGACGTCGCCCGCGACCTCGGCTCCATGCTCGGCGGCGGCTACGTCAACCGCTTCGTCAACGACGGCCGCAGCTACCGCGTCATCCCGCAAGTCGAGCGCGGCGAGCGCCTCAACGCCGAGCAGCTGCTCGACTACCATGTGCGCGGTCCGGGCGGTCAGCTCATTCCGCTGTCCACCATCGCCACGCTCGAGCACACGGTGCAGCCGCGCGCGCTCAATCGCTTCCAGCAGCTCAACTCCGTGAAGATCTCCGGTGTCGGCCCGAGCCCGGATGCCGCGCTCAAGAAGCTCGAAGCCAAGGCCGCGGAGATCCTGCCGCCGGGTTATTCGATCGATTACGCCGGCCAGTCCCGCCAGCTCCGCACCGAAGGCGAAGCGCTGTGGAAGGCCGCCGTGCTCGCGCTCGTGCTCATCTTCCTCGTGCTCGCGGCGCAGTTTAACAGCTTCCGCGATCCGTTCATCATCCTGCTCGGCTCCGTGCCGCTGGCGTTCTTCGGCGCGATGCTCCCGATCTTCCTCTGGAAGACCTCGCTGAACATCTATTCGCAGATCGGCCTCATCACGCTCGTCGGCCTGATCGCCAAGAACGGCATCCTGATCGTCGAGTTCGCGAACACGCTGCAGGAGGAGGGCATCGCCAAGGCCGAAGCCATCCGCCGCGCCGCCGCGACCCGCCTGCGCCCCGTGCTCATGACGTCGGCCGCGACGGTGTTTGGTCACTTGATGCTCATCTTCGTCAAGGGCCCCGGCGCCGCCTCGCGTAATTCCATCGGCTGGGTGCTCGTCGTCGGCATGGCCGTCGGCACGGTGTTCACGCTGTTTGTCGTGCCCGCCTTCTATATGCTCATCGCCAAAGACCAAGCCAAAGCCCGCGCCCGTGACGCCGCTCCGGTTGTCACACCCGAGGCTGGCGTTGCCGTCCCCGCCAAGTAA
- the rplS gene encoding 50S ribosomal protein L19, protein MNPIVQELSAAQVKHAKAPFKVGDGVRVHTKVREGDKERVQIFAGVVIAHKGTGINETFTVRRISYGEGVERVFPVNSPNVEKIEVERDSEPGKARLYYLRDRTGKAAMAVKEKRVEETAAKA, encoded by the coding sequence ATGAATCCCATCGTCCAAGAACTCTCCGCCGCCCAGGTGAAGCACGCTAAGGCCCCTTTCAAGGTCGGCGACGGCGTCCGCGTCCACACGAAGGTGCGCGAAGGTGACAAAGAGCGCGTCCAGATTTTCGCCGGTGTCGTGATCGCCCACAAGGGCACCGGCATCAACGAGACCTTCACGGTCCGCCGCATCAGCTACGGCGAGGGCGTCGAGCGCGTGTTCCCGGTCAACTCGCCCAACGTCGAGAAGATCGAAGTCGAGCGCGACTCCGAGCCGGGCAAGGCCCGCCTCTACTATCTCCGCGACCGCACCGGCAAGGCCGCCATGGCCGTCAAGGAGAAGCGCGTCGAAGAGACCGCGGCGAAGGCCTGA
- a CDS encoding elongation factor G: MNGTRPGDIRNFAIVGHATAGKTTLAEAMLLCGGAIQRLGSVAAGTTVSDYHVGEQQRHISIHGTPLNCEWQGRRFNFIDTPGYLDFAGEAIHALHVSDFALLVVNAGTGVGVGADLMWDYAGQFGIPRIIVVNGFDKEKYDFDTILSEIREHFGQAVFPMQVPMDPGPGFHQVLDVLRDEVVSYATDKSGKYTEVPATGDWKQKVDTLHKELIEHIAESDDTLLEKFFNDGGLSEEVLRTGIHPAIQKQTFIPLLVTSAETNVGVARLMDFIAKYGSSPDDRQTVGAVATNTGSPCLVRLDGTEPVAYVFKTLTDPQSGDLSIFRVYSGTISHGQDLHNSERRIGERIGQLYRLNGKNRTPVDALHAGDIGAAVKLKDTHTGNTLCDLRHAVALPKVTYPTPYTQAALKLNSPGDEEKLAAGLAALHEEDRAFEYHTDPELHQFIISAQGELHLEVLFERLKRRYKVDVSLEPPKIRYRETIRGKGEARYRHKKQTGGAGQFAEVWLRIEPGERDSGIKFEESLVGQDVDRVFVPSVEKGLKTAAGEGVHAGYRVTDVKIDFYGGKMHPVDSKDIAFQIAGYFAFREAFAQARPVLLEPIHELEIKVPEEFVGRVVGDLSGRRGRILGMDVAGRLQIVKATVPAAQLYHYGTVLRSLTGGRGMHAEKFSHYEEMPPDQEKKHVEEYQKARAAGNSAHAHH; encoded by the coding sequence ATGAATGGCACTCGTCCTGGAGACATCAGGAACTTCGCCATCGTGGGGCATGCTACAGCCGGCAAGACGACTCTTGCCGAAGCCATGCTGCTCTGCGGCGGTGCGATTCAACGGCTCGGCAGCGTGGCTGCAGGCACCACGGTGTCCGACTACCACGTGGGCGAACAACAGCGGCACATCTCGATTCACGGCACGCCGCTCAACTGCGAATGGCAGGGGCGGCGTTTCAATTTCATCGACACGCCCGGATACCTCGACTTCGCCGGCGAGGCGATCCACGCGCTGCACGTTTCCGACTTCGCGCTGCTCGTCGTCAATGCCGGCACCGGCGTCGGCGTCGGCGCGGACCTCATGTGGGACTACGCCGGCCAGTTCGGCATCCCGCGCATCATCGTCGTCAACGGTTTCGACAAGGAGAAATACGACTTCGACACCATCCTCAGCGAAATCCGCGAGCACTTCGGCCAGGCGGTGTTCCCGATGCAGGTGCCGATGGACCCGGGCCCGGGCTTCCACCAAGTGCTGGATGTCCTGCGCGACGAGGTCGTCAGCTACGCCACCGACAAGTCCGGCAAATACACCGAAGTGCCCGCGACCGGCGACTGGAAGCAGAAGGTCGACACCCTGCACAAGGAGCTGATCGAGCACATCGCCGAGAGCGACGACACGCTCCTCGAGAAATTCTTCAACGACGGCGGCCTCTCCGAGGAGGTGCTGCGCACCGGCATCCATCCCGCGATCCAGAAGCAGACCTTCATTCCGCTGCTCGTCACGTCCGCCGAGACCAATGTCGGCGTCGCGCGCCTGATGGACTTCATCGCGAAATACGGCTCCTCGCCCGACGACCGGCAAACCGTCGGCGCGGTCGCGACCAACACCGGTTCGCCCTGCCTCGTGCGCCTCGATGGCACCGAGCCCGTCGCCTACGTCTTCAAGACCCTCACCGATCCGCAGAGCGGCGATCTCTCGATCTTCCGCGTCTATTCCGGCACGATCTCGCACGGCCAGGACCTGCACAACAGCGAGCGCCGCATCGGCGAGCGCATCGGCCAGCTCTACCGACTCAACGGCAAGAACCGCACGCCGGTCGACGCGTTGCACGCCGGCGACATCGGCGCCGCCGTCAAACTCAAGGACACGCACACCGGCAACACGCTGTGCGACCTCCGTCACGCCGTCGCGCTGCCGAAGGTGACTTATCCGACACCCTACACGCAGGCCGCGCTGAAACTCAACTCGCCGGGCGACGAAGAGAAACTCGCCGCCGGACTGGCCGCGTTGCACGAGGAAGATCGCGCCTTCGAGTATCACACCGATCCCGAGCTGCACCAGTTCATCATCTCGGCGCAGGGCGAGCTGCACCTCGAAGTGCTCTTCGAGCGCCTGAAGCGCCGCTACAAGGTCGACGTGTCGCTCGAGCCGCCGAAGATCCGCTACCGCGAGACCATCCGCGGCAAAGGCGAGGCGCGCTATCGGCACAAGAAGCAGACCGGCGGCGCCGGCCAGTTCGCCGAGGTGTGGCTCCGCATCGAGCCGGGCGAGCGCGACAGCGGCATCAAGTTCGAGGAGTCGCTCGTCGGCCAGGATGTCGATCGCGTCTTCGTTCCCTCCGTCGAAAAAGGCCTGAAGACCGCCGCGGGCGAGGGCGTCCACGCGGGCTATCGCGTGACCGACGTGAAGATCGACTTCTACGGCGGCAAGATGCACCCCGTGGACTCGAAGGATATCGCATTCCAGATCGCGGGCTACTTCGCGTTCCGCGAGGCATTCGCGCAGGCGCGTCCGGTGTTGCTCGAGCCGATCCATGAGTTGGAGATCAAGGTGCCCGAGGAGTTTGTCGGCCGCGTGGTCGGCGATCTTTCCGGCCGCCGCGGTCGCATCCTCGGCATGGACGTCGCCGGCCGGCTGCAGATCGTGAAGGCCACCGTTCCCGCCGCGCAGCTCTACCACTACGGCACCGTGCTGCGCTCGCTCACCGGCGGTCGCGGCATGCACGCCGAGAAGTTCAGCCACTACGAGGAGATGCCGCCGGATCAGGAGAAGAAGCACGTCGAGGAATACCAGAAGGCCCGCGCCGCCGGTAATTCCGCTCACGCGCACCACTGA
- a CDS encoding TolC family protein: MKLVSSSLAALAVLALAQPLRAEMPATPFKPDGKADPSYMVPDELTLNYALSFALDNNFAIRQAKERIRQQEGIVVEVRAQQIPNVTSSAGYSGYAQQISSTGDDRSWSVNITARQIVYAGGGVQATVKAQRLALEAATLALQSVIDAAMLDVRTKFYNVLVTRERIKVQEQNVELLRRQLQDVKNRFEAGTVSNFEVLRAEVAVANAQPPLITTRNAYRLAIDDLRQSLGFVTSDGANVAKIPEFVGKLEFSPVSYELTSALATARERRPDLLRLKKLEEVAEQGVVARRANYYPDVSLYAAYDWRKRPGYSDFAASRDGVTVGVQSTWDIFDGRATRGRVVQAESALEQARLSLNEAELSVSVDVRRALSSLQEATELAEASKKVVEQAEEAVRLADARYAAGTATQLDVLTARNDLTTARLNQLQAFYSFNVASANVRRAMGLPDELVAGR; this comes from the coding sequence ATGAAACTGGTTTCGTCCTCCCTCGCTGCCCTCGCCGTGCTGGCGCTCGCGCAACCGCTCCGCGCGGAAATGCCCGCGACGCCCTTCAAGCCCGACGGCAAAGCCGACCCGTCCTACATGGTCCCGGACGAGCTGACGCTGAATTACGCGCTGTCATTCGCGCTCGATAACAACTTCGCCATCCGCCAGGCGAAGGAGCGCATCCGCCAGCAGGAGGGCATCGTCGTCGAGGTCCGCGCCCAGCAGATCCCGAACGTCACGAGCTCCGCCGGCTATTCCGGCTACGCGCAGCAAATCTCCTCGACCGGCGACGACCGCTCCTGGTCCGTCAACATCACCGCCCGCCAGATCGTCTACGCCGGCGGCGGTGTGCAGGCGACCGTGAAGGCCCAGCGCCTCGCGCTCGAGGCCGCCACGCTCGCGCTCCAGTCCGTGATCGACGCGGCGATGCTCGATGTGCGCACGAAGTTCTACAACGTCCTCGTCACCCGCGAGCGGATCAAGGTTCAGGAACAGAACGTCGAACTCCTCCGCCGTCAGCTGCAGGATGTAAAGAATCGTTTCGAGGCCGGCACCGTCTCGAACTTCGAAGTCCTTCGCGCCGAGGTCGCCGTTGCCAACGCCCAACCGCCTCTCATCACCACGCGCAACGCCTACCGTCTCGCCATCGACGACCTGCGTCAGTCCCTCGGCTTCGTTACGTCGGATGGCGCCAACGTCGCCAAGATCCCCGAGTTCGTCGGCAAGCTCGAGTTCTCGCCGGTCAGCTACGAACTCACCTCCGCCCTCGCCACCGCCCGCGAACGCCGCCCCGACCTCCTGCGCCTGAAAAAACTCGAGGAAGTCGCCGAGCAGGGCGTTGTCGCGCGTCGCGCCAACTACTACCCGGACGTCTCGCTCTACGCCGCCTACGACTGGCGCAAGCGCCCGGGCTATTCCGACTTCGCCGCCTCGCGCGATGGCGTGACCGTGGGCGTGCAGTCGACGTGGGATATCTTCGACGGCCGCGCCACCCGCGGTCGCGTCGTGCAGGCCGAGTCCGCCCTCGAGCAGGCCCGCCTTTCTCTCAACGAGGCCGAACTCTCCGTCTCCGTCGACGTCCGCCGCGCGCTCTCCTCCTTGCAGGAGGCCACCGAGCTGGCCGAAGCGTCCAAGAAAGTCGTCGAACAAGCCGAGGAGGCCGTCCGCCTCGCCGACGCGCGTTACGCCGCCGGCACTGCGACGCAGCTCGACGTGCTCACCGCGCGCAACGACCTGACGACCGCGCGCCTCAACCAGCTCCAAGCGTTCTACAGCTTCAACGTCGCCTCGGCCAACGTCCGTCGCGCGATGGGCCTGCCCGACGAACTGGTCGCCGGCCGCTGA
- a CDS encoding efflux RND transporter periplasmic adaptor subunit — translation MIKKFVIALSGFAAVVALLVVVKAAQIKEMSSQDHSQPPSSVATVEAQAVEWHPSLSAIATLAPVEGVTISADADGTIVRIAAESGTAVKSGDLLVELDTTVEVAQLKSAEARASLAQVNLARAKELWGQQATSKSEYDAAEASARSAQADVAALEAQIAKKHVRAPFDGRVGIRLVNLGQFVARGRALLPLQKLDPIYANFNVPQREIPNIALGQTVQVKIDAFARPFDGKITAINSEVDAATRNIAVQATLANPDEKLRAGMFARIEVQLPESNQLVVVPATAISYASYGNSVFVVEKLKGKDGKEFVGVRQQFVQLGVTRGDLVAVSGVKPGDVVVSAGVFKLRNGMPVQVNNAVQPSNSASPKPENT, via the coding sequence ATGATCAAGAAGTTCGTCATCGCTCTCTCCGGCTTCGCGGCAGTCGTCGCGCTGCTCGTCGTCGTCAAGGCGGCCCAGATTAAGGAAATGTCCTCCCAGGACCATTCGCAGCCCCCTTCGTCCGTCGCCACCGTCGAGGCCCAGGCGGTCGAGTGGCATCCGTCACTCAGCGCCATCGCCACGCTGGCCCCCGTTGAAGGCGTGACGATCAGCGCCGACGCCGACGGCACCATCGTGCGCATCGCCGCTGAGAGCGGCACCGCGGTCAAGTCCGGCGACCTGCTTGTCGAACTCGATACCACCGTGGAGGTCGCCCAGTTGAAATCCGCCGAAGCCCGCGCCAGCCTCGCGCAGGTCAATCTCGCGCGCGCCAAGGAACTCTGGGGCCAGCAGGCCACCTCCAAGTCCGAATACGACGCCGCCGAAGCCTCCGCGCGCTCCGCGCAGGCCGACGTCGCCGCGCTCGAAGCGCAGATCGCCAAGAAGCACGTGCGCGCGCCGTTCGACGGCCGCGTCGGCATCCGCCTCGTCAATCTCGGACAATTCGTCGCGCGCGGCCGCGCGCTCCTGCCGCTGCAGAAGCTCGACCCGATCTACGCCAACTTCAACGTCCCGCAGCGTGAGATCCCCAATATCGCGCTCGGCCAGACCGTGCAGGTGAAGATCGACGCCTTTGCCCGTCCCTTCGACGGCAAGATCACCGCCATCAATTCCGAGGTCGACGCCGCCACGCGCAACATTGCCGTGCAGGCCACGCTCGCCAACCCCGACGAGAAGCTCCGCGCCGGCATGTTCGCGCGCATCGAAGTTCAGCTGCCCGAGTCCAACCAACTCGTCGTCGTCCCCGCCACCGCGATCTCCTACGCCTCCTACGGCAATTCCGTGTTCGTCGTCGAGAAATTGAAGGGCAAGGACGGCAAGGAATTCGTCGGTGTTCGCCAGCAGTTCGTGCAGCTCGGCGTGACTCGCGGCGACCTCGTCGCCGTCTCCGGCGTCAAGCCGGGGGACGTCGTCGTCTCCGCCGGCGTGTTCAAGCTCCGCAACGGCATGCCCGTGCAGGTCAACAACGCCGTCCAGCCCTCGAACAGCGCGAGCCCGAAGCCGGAAAACACCTGA
- the tkt gene encoding transketolase, whose product MKLNTEILAQASAQARGLAIDAVHKCSSGHLGLPLGAAEIGAVLYGHALVHNPDEPRWLNRDRFILSAGHGSMFLYSWLHLSGYDLSLDDVKSFRVLHSKTPGHPEFHETPGVECTTGPLGQGIGNAVGFALSGKMAEARFNTAEHAIFDHHVICLAGDGCMQEGVAMEAAAFAGHQGLDNLVLIYDANDVTLDAMAEKTQSENTAARFKAIGWDVQTLADGHDLAAILKAVNKAKKTKTGRPQLIIAKTVIGKGIPEVQGTAKGHGEGGAKFADAARKGLGLPEEHFYVSPAVREYFAAHKSRLKRAYNKWKKTYAAWAAANPEKAALLESRDAKISAAHLIEKVIPHFPADAKLATRAAGKDVLQPVAAALPLLISGSADLHGSTLNYIAADKDFDRTNRAARNLRYGIREHGMAAINNGVTYDGIFRTSCATFLVFADYSRPSMRLAALSKLPVVYIYTHDSIGVGEDGPTHQPVETVSGLRVIPNLDVIRPADPEETAGAFAAALERADGPTLLALTRQAVPMLNDISVSERRAGVLKGGYVAVQETAPLTHILLSCGSELQWAIAAAKQLGAGTRVVSMPSFARFDAQSQEYRDAILPPSCRKRVAIEAGVTALWSKYVGLDGKVVGIDRFGLSAPGNIAMKELGITTEAVVAAAQSL is encoded by the coding sequence ATGAAGCTGAACACCGAAATCCTCGCCCAAGCCAGCGCGCAGGCCCGCGGCCTCGCCATCGATGCCGTTCACAAGTGCTCTTCCGGCCACCTCGGTCTCCCGCTCGGCGCCGCCGAGATCGGCGCCGTCCTCTACGGTCACGCCCTCGTGCACAACCCCGACGAGCCCCGCTGGCTCAATCGCGACCGCTTCATCCTCTCCGCCGGTCACGGTTCAATGTTCCTCTACTCGTGGCTTCACCTCAGCGGCTACGACCTGTCGCTCGACGACGTGAAGAGCTTCCGCGTCCTCCACAGCAAGACGCCCGGCCACCCCGAGTTCCACGAGACGCCCGGCGTCGAGTGCACCACCGGCCCGCTCGGCCAAGGCATCGGCAACGCCGTCGGCTTCGCCCTTTCCGGCAAGATGGCCGAAGCGCGCTTCAACACCGCCGAGCACGCGATCTTCGATCATCACGTCATCTGCCTTGCCGGCGACGGCTGCATGCAGGAAGGCGTCGCGATGGAAGCCGCCGCCTTCGCCGGCCATCAGGGACTCGATAACCTCGTCCTCATCTACGACGCCAACGACGTCACGCTCGACGCCATGGCCGAGAAGACCCAGAGCGAAAACACCGCCGCCCGCTTCAAGGCGATCGGTTGGGACGTCCAGACGCTCGCCGACGGCCACGATCTCGCCGCCATCCTCAAGGCCGTCAACAAGGCCAAGAAGACGAAGACCGGCCGCCCGCAGCTGATCATCGCGAAGACTGTCATCGGCAAAGGCATTCCCGAGGTTCAGGGCACCGCGAAAGGTCACGGCGAGGGTGGGGCGAAGTTCGCCGACGCCGCCCGCAAGGGCCTCGGCCTCCCCGAGGAGCATTTCTACGTCAGCCCCGCCGTGCGCGAGTATTTCGCCGCCCACAAGTCGCGCCTGAAGCGCGCCTACAACAAGTGGAAGAAGACCTACGCCGCGTGGGCCGCCGCCAATCCCGAGAAGGCCGCGCTCCTCGAGTCGCGCGATGCGAAGATCAGCGCCGCGCACCTCATCGAGAAAGTCATCCCGCATTTTCCGGCCGACGCGAAGCTCGCCACGCGCGCCGCGGGCAAGGACGTGCTCCAGCCCGTTGCCGCCGCGCTCCCGCTGCTCATCTCCGGCTCGGCCGACCTGCACGGCTCGACGCTCAACTACATCGCCGCCGACAAGGACTTCGACCGCACCAACCGCGCCGCCCGCAATCTCCGCTACGGCATCCGCGAGCATGGCATGGCCGCGATCAACAACGGCGTGACCTACGACGGCATCTTCCGCACCTCGTGCGCGACGTTCCTCGTGTTCGCCGACTACTCGCGTCCGTCGATGCGGCTCGCCGCGCTCTCGAAGCTCCCCGTTGTCTATATCTACACGCACGACTCCATCGGCGTTGGCGAAGACGGTCCCACGCACCAGCCAGTCGAAACGGTCTCCGGCCTGCGCGTGATTCCGAATCTCGACGTCATCCGCCCCGCCGATCCCGAGGAAACCGCCGGCGCCTTCGCCGCCGCGCTCGAGCGCGCCGACGGTCCGACGCTCCTCGCGCTTACGCGCCAGGCGGTGCCGATGCTCAACGACATTTCCGTCAGCGAGCGCCGTGCGGGCGTGTTGAAGGGCGGCTACGTCGCCGTCCAGGAAACCGCGCCGCTCACGCACATTCTGCTCTCGTGCGGCAGCGAATTGCAGTGGGCGATTGCGGCGGCGAAGCAGCTCGGTGCGGGCACGCGCGTCGTGTCGATGCCGTCCTTCGCGCGTTTCGACGCGCAGTCGCAGGAATACCGTGACGCCATCCTCCCGCCGTCGTGCCGCAAGCGCGTCGCGATCGAGGCCGGCGTCACCGCTCTCTGGTCCAAATATGTCGGCCTCGACGGCAAGGTCGTGGGCATCGATCGCTTCGGCCTCAGCGCGCCGGGCAACATTGCGATGAAGGAACTCGGCATCACGACCGAGGCGGTTGTCGCCGCCGCGCAGTCGCTCTGA